The following are encoded together in the Bacillus cereus group sp. RP43 genome:
- the metK gene encoding methionine adenosyltransferase, with amino-acid sequence MTKKRHLFTSESVTEGHPDKICDQISDSILDAILSKDANARVACETTVTTGLVLVAGEITTSTYVDIPKIVRETIQGIGYTRAKYGFDAETCAVLTSIDEQSADIAMGVDQALEAREGLMTDAEIEAIGAGDQGLMFGFACNETQELMPLPISLAHKLARRLTEVRKDDTLSYLRPDGKTQVTVEYDESGKPVRVDTIVISTQHHPDVTWEEIDRDLKEHVIKAVVPAELMDGETKFFINPTGRFVIGGPQGDAGLTGRKIIVDTYGGYARHGGGAFSGKDATKVDRSAAYAARYVAKNIVAAGLADKAEVQLAYAIGVAQPVSISVDTFGTGKVSEDVLVELVRNNFDLRPAGIIKMLDLRRPIYKQTAAYGHFGRTDVDLSWERTDKAVALKEQAGL; translated from the coding sequence ATGACAAAAAAACGTCATCTGTTCACATCTGAGTCTGTAACTGAAGGACATCCAGATAAAATTTGTGACCAAATTTCTGATTCAATTTTAGATGCGATCTTATCAAAGGACGCAAATGCACGTGTAGCTTGTGAAACAACTGTAACAACTGGTTTAGTATTGGTAGCGGGGGAAATTACGACTTCTACTTATGTAGATATTCCGAAAATCGTTCGTGAAACAATTCAAGGCATTGGTTACACACGCGCAAAATATGGATTCGATGCAGAAACTTGTGCAGTTTTAACATCTATCGATGAGCAATCTGCTGACATCGCTATGGGTGTTGACCAAGCGCTAGAAGCACGCGAAGGTCTAATGACTGACGCTGAGATTGAGGCAATTGGTGCGGGAGACCAAGGTTTAATGTTTGGTTTCGCATGTAATGAAACACAAGAATTAATGCCACTTCCAATCTCGCTTGCTCACAAATTAGCTCGCCGTTTAACTGAAGTACGTAAAGATGACACATTATCATACTTACGTCCGGATGGAAAAACGCAAGTTACAGTTGAGTATGATGAAAGTGGTAAACCTGTACGTGTGGATACAATTGTAATTTCTACACAACATCATCCAGATGTTACATGGGAAGAAATCGATCGCGATTTAAAAGAGCATGTAATTAAAGCTGTAGTTCCAGCTGAATTAATGGATGGAGAAACGAAATTCTTCATTAACCCAACTGGTCGCTTCGTAATTGGTGGACCACAAGGTGATGCTGGTTTAACAGGACGTAAAATCATCGTTGATACTTACGGTGGATACGCTCGCCACGGTGGCGGTGCATTCTCTGGTAAAGATGCAACGAAAGTTGACCGTTCTGCAGCATATGCAGCTCGTTATGTTGCGAAAAACATCGTAGCAGCTGGTCTTGCTGACAAAGCAGAAGTACAACTTGCATACGCAATCGGCGTAGCACAACCAGTATCAATTTCAGTTGATACATTTGGCACTGGTAAAGTATCTGAAGACGTACTAGTAGAACTAGTTCGTAACAACTTCGATCTTCGCCCAGCTGGTATTATTAAAATGCTAGACTTACGTCGCCCAATTTACAAACAAACAGCAGCTTACGGCCACTTCGGACGTACTGATGTAGATCTTTCATGGGAACGTACAGACAAAGCTGTAGCTTTAAAAGAGCAAGCTGGTCTATAA
- a CDS encoding ATP-binding protein, with protein sequence MRGIFLSAKEEKKNAKIFLWILHVILIGYEVAYAIILEDKMPLENWYKIIWKIIYIMTILGISVYLFERGKAHLVKYTYLFAYMIAEIFNIGWYAFHNKIAFDEGNIIEFIFIFFVPIFLSKRYLFMLTPFLIGKYMIYLFVFGELNLFTPLVMNMLLLFVSYIILNRFLQYLSAVKKSIAEASQSQKLAVIGKMAATVGHEIKNPLASLKGFTQLQKEKHKKDATYGQMIIEIENINNMISELMEVATYKPSVYEKHIVSDVLIQAVANMREKMDELNINFTFNEEYNRSEIECDKRKVKGVFLYVIKNALEAMELGGTLQIQVEDKKRDYVIVSIVDNGFGIKKENLGRVTEAFYTTKQDKIGLGLTVAERIIKEHLGELHISSEVKKGTRVEIVLLKKLERNVVQD encoded by the coding sequence GTGAGAGGAATTTTTCTATCGGCTAAAGAAGAAAAGAAAAACGCTAAGATTTTCTTATGGATATTACATGTTATTTTAATAGGATACGAGGTTGCATATGCCATTATATTAGAAGATAAAATGCCTTTAGAAAATTGGTATAAAATAATATGGAAGATTATATATATTATGACTATATTAGGTATTAGTGTTTATTTATTTGAGAGGGGCAAAGCACATTTAGTTAAATATACATACTTATTTGCATACATGATTGCGGAGATTTTTAATATTGGATGGTATGCCTTTCATAATAAAATAGCATTTGATGAAGGGAATATCATCGAATTTATTTTCATTTTTTTCGTGCCAATATTTTTAAGTAAACGATATTTATTTATGTTAACGCCATTTCTTATAGGGAAATATATGATATATCTATTTGTATTTGGAGAACTTAATTTATTTACACCTCTTGTTATGAATATGTTATTGCTTTTCGTGTCGTATATTATTTTAAATCGGTTTTTACAATATCTTTCAGCAGTAAAGAAAAGTATTGCAGAGGCTAGTCAGTCACAAAAATTGGCGGTTATCGGAAAAATGGCAGCGACAGTCGGGCATGAAATAAAAAATCCACTCGCGTCATTAAAAGGGTTTACGCAATTACAAAAGGAAAAGCACAAAAAAGATGCGACATATGGACAAATGATTATTGAAATAGAAAATATAAATAACATGATTAGCGAATTGATGGAGGTTGCTACATATAAACCTTCTGTTTATGAAAAACATATTGTAAGTGATGTTCTAATACAAGCAGTAGCAAATATGCGTGAAAAAATGGATGAGCTAAATATAAATTTCACCTTCAATGAAGAGTATAATAGAAGTGAAATTGAATGTGATAAACGTAAAGTAAAAGGGGTATTTTTGTATGTTATTAAAAATGCTTTAGAGGCAATGGAGCTCGGTGGAACATTACAAATACAAGTTGAGGATAAAAAAAGAGATTATGTAATAGTAAGTATAGTAGATAATGGTTTCGGGATAAAAAAAGAAAATTTAGGAAGAGTTACAGAGGCTTTTTATACAACGAAGCAAGACAAAATCGGATTAGGCCTTACGGTAGCAGAGCGAATTATTAAAGAGCATCTTGGAGAATTACATATTTCTAGTGAAGTAAAGAAAGGAACGAGAGTAGAAATAGTACTTCTGAAAAAACTTGAGCGTAATGTGGTACAAGATTAA
- a CDS encoding MogA/MoaB family molybdenum cofactor biosynthesis protein — MSVTEHKKQAPKEVRCKIVTISDTRTEETDKSGQLLHELLKEAGHTVTSYEIVKDDKESIQQAVLAGYHREDVDVVLTNGGTGITKRDVTIEAVSVLLDKEIVGFGELFRMISYLEDIGSAAMLSRAIGGTIGRKVVFSMPGSSGAVRLAMNKLILPELGHITFELHRQ; from the coding sequence ATGAGTGTAACTGAACATAAAAAACAAGCACCAAAAGAAGTACGCTGTAAAATTGTTACGATTTCCGATACACGTACGGAAGAGACGGATAAGAGCGGACAGCTATTACATGAATTGTTAAAAGAAGCAGGTCATACAGTGACCTCTTATGAAATTGTAAAAGATGATAAAGAAAGTATTCAGCAAGCAGTGTTAGCTGGTTATCATAGGGAAGATGTAGATGTCGTACTAACCAATGGCGGAACTGGTATTACGAAGCGTGATGTAACGATTGAGGCAGTGTCAGTGTTATTAGATAAAGAAATTGTTGGATTTGGTGAGTTGTTTCGTATGATTAGTTATTTAGAAGATATCGGAAGCGCTGCGATGTTAAGTCGAGCAATCGGCGGTACGATTGGGCGCAAAGTAGTCTTCTCAATGCCGGGATCTAGCGGAGCAGTTCGTCTTGCGATGAATAAGTTGATTTTACCGGAGTTAGGTCATATTACATTTGAGCTGCATCGCCAATGA
- a CDS encoding EamA family transporter, translated as MRRWGIELLILSVVIIWGINYTIAKYGLLEFTAIEFTALRMMAAAPLLLLLTFFIEKSLYMERKDIPRLIIVSTVGIVLYQTLFMETVQYTSATNASLLISISPIFTTLFAIFLKQEKFSSRKLVGSIIAFVGATLVLVAGHSLASSFYGNGIGLITSICWGLYPVLAGPLIKKYSALRVTAWSALVGAIPLAVLSGPHVFSMPFHITHGMTWFALLYSIFFVTVFGLVMWYVGVQKIGASHTMVYMYITPLVAVLFAAVWANEYVSLQQIIGGMIIFFGLWFVKSEKVKVHPIVQEHISK; from the coding sequence ATGAGAAGATGGGGAATTGAATTATTAATTTTAAGTGTCGTTATTATTTGGGGGATTAACTATACGATTGCGAAATACGGACTTTTAGAATTTACAGCGATTGAGTTTACTGCACTTCGAATGATGGCGGCGGCACCACTATTATTATTACTTACGTTCTTTATTGAAAAGTCACTTTATATGGAGCGAAAAGATATACCAAGATTAATCATTGTTAGCACGGTAGGTATTGTACTGTATCAAACGCTATTTATGGAAACGGTACAATACACATCCGCTACAAATGCCTCGTTACTCATTTCTATTTCACCTATTTTTACAACTTTATTTGCGATTTTCTTAAAACAAGAAAAATTCTCTTCTCGAAAGTTAGTTGGTTCCATAATTGCCTTTGTTGGTGCTACATTAGTTTTAGTAGCGGGGCATTCGCTTGCCAGTTCTTTCTACGGAAATGGGATTGGACTAATTACATCGATATGCTGGGGACTTTATCCTGTTTTAGCAGGGCCTCTTATAAAAAAATATTCCGCTCTTCGTGTTACGGCATGGTCAGCATTAGTTGGGGCGATTCCGCTGGCTGTGTTAAGCGGTCCACATGTTTTTTCAATGCCATTTCACATTACACACGGGATGACATGGTTTGCCTTGCTCTATTCTATTTTCTTTGTAACGGTATTTGGTTTAGTTATGTGGTATGTTGGTGTACAAAAAATTGGTGCGTCGCACACGATGGTATATATGTATATTACACCGCTCGTAGCTGTTTTATTTGCTGCAGTATGGGCAAATGAATATGTATCGTTACAACAAATAATCGGTGGAATGATTATTTTCTTTGGCCTATGGTTTGTGAAATCAGAGAAAGTGAAAGTTCACCCTATTGTGCAAGAACATATATCAAAATAG
- a CDS encoding ATP synthase subunit I produces MISMSLKSFKVQSYYLLGILLLGWMLTPFSAHFLGAGIGLIVSMYCVWILGRRIEKLGDSIVKKTKAPTLGMFNRFAAAILGAIIMYEIEHHMVMWAFAVGILGGYFLIVINLGYYSMKDEKELTKS; encoded by the coding sequence ATGATTAGTATGTCATTAAAATCGTTTAAAGTTCAATCATATTATCTACTAGGTATTCTGTTATTAGGCTGGATGTTAACACCGTTTTCAGCACATTTTCTAGGTGCAGGAATTGGACTTATTGTAAGCATGTATTGTGTTTGGATTTTAGGAAGGCGTATCGAAAAGCTTGGAGATAGTATCGTAAAGAAGACGAAAGCGCCGACGCTTGGTATGTTTAATCGCTTTGCAGCTGCAATCCTTGGTGCTATTATTATGTACGAAATTGAGCATCATATGGTAATGTGGGCATTTGCAGTAGGTATTCTGGGTGGTTATTTCTTAATCGTTATTAATTTAGGGTATTATAGTATGAAAGATGAGAAGGAATTAACGAAGAGTTAA
- a CDS encoding NTP transferase domain-containing protein has translation MSKFAGIVLAGGMSSRFGEPKALASWGGSTFVEHILKVMTTTLQGVVVISHSDIKERVEQLVQVPVIEDIPHYKGNGPLAGIVSGMEYIEADWYAIMPCDAPNVSQEWFTILLEQTSDEYDAVVPIINERKQPLLAAYHYRVKEKIYTLLQEEKRSMGQLLSQCNVKYVAGEDVQANAEWFINVNTKEEYAQVQKNLSNE, from the coding sequence ATGAGTAAGTTTGCTGGAATTGTATTAGCAGGTGGTATGTCGAGTAGATTCGGTGAACCGAAAGCGCTAGCGAGCTGGGGTGGGAGTACTTTTGTTGAGCATATTTTGAAAGTGATGACCACTACGCTTCAAGGAGTTGTAGTCATTAGTCATTCTGATATAAAAGAGCGAGTGGAGCAATTAGTACAAGTTCCCGTTATAGAAGATATTCCGCATTATAAAGGAAACGGCCCACTTGCTGGAATTGTATCAGGAATGGAATATATCGAAGCAGATTGGTACGCTATTATGCCTTGCGATGCACCAAATGTTTCGCAAGAGTGGTTTACTATTTTATTAGAACAAACGAGTGATGAGTATGATGCGGTTGTGCCTATTATTAATGAAAGAAAACAACCGTTACTCGCGGCGTATCATTACCGTGTGAAAGAGAAGATTTACACTTTACTTCAGGAAGAGAAAAGAAGCATGGGGCAGCTTTTATCACAATGTAATGTGAAATATGTTGCCGGAGAAGATGTACAAGCAAATGCAGAATGGTTTATAAATGTGAATACGAAAGAAGAATATGCGCAGGTTCAAAAAAACCTTTCAAATGAATGA
- the pckA gene encoding phosphoenolpyruvate carboxykinase (ATP) — protein MSTVNVQIGLHELLNGSNAQIQLSVPQLVEKVLMRNEGKLTSTGAVSASTGKYTGRSPKDKFIVKEASVADKIAWGAVNQPISEEHFNKLYTKVLEYLKEKEELFVFKGFAGADRNYRLPIQVVNEYAWHNLFVHQLFIRPNEEELTTHESEFTIVSAPNFKADPAIDGTNSEAFIMVSFEKRIVLIGGTEYAGEMKKSIFSIMNFLLPEQDILSMHCSSNVGEEGDVALFFGLSGTGKTTLSADPNRKLIGDDEHGWSDNGVFNIEGGCYAKCVNLSHEKEPQIFDAIKFGSVLENVVIDGQTRIADYNDTTLTENTRAAYPMHAIDNIVLPSVAGHPNTIIFLTADASGVLPPISKLSKEQAMYHFLSGYTSKLAGTERGVTSPQATFSTCFGSPFLPLDASRYAEMLGEKIEKHDAKVFLVNTGWTGGEYGVGKRMNLGYTRAMIQAALSGELAKAETAKHDIFGLEVPLHVPGVPDEVLMPEQTWADKDAYKAKAIELANEFKENFKKFDSVSENIINLGGPIA, from the coding sequence ATGAGTACTGTGAATGTCCAAATTGGTTTACATGAATTATTGAACGGAAGCAATGCACAGATTCAATTAAGTGTTCCGCAATTAGTGGAAAAAGTATTAATGCGAAACGAAGGGAAATTAACTTCTACTGGTGCCGTTTCTGCTTCAACAGGAAAATACACAGGACGTTCTCCTAAAGATAAATTTATTGTGAAGGAAGCATCGGTTGCTGACAAAATTGCTTGGGGAGCCGTGAACCAACCGATCTCTGAAGAACATTTTAATAAATTATATACAAAAGTTTTAGAATACTTAAAAGAAAAAGAAGAGTTATTCGTCTTCAAAGGATTTGCTGGCGCTGATCGCAACTATCGCCTACCAATTCAAGTTGTTAACGAATATGCATGGCATAATTTGTTCGTACATCAATTATTTATTCGTCCAAATGAAGAAGAATTAACAACTCACGAATCAGAGTTCACAATTGTTTCTGCACCAAACTTCAAAGCAGATCCAGCAATTGACGGTACAAATTCTGAAGCATTCATTATGGTTTCATTCGAAAAACGTATCGTACTAATCGGTGGTACAGAATACGCTGGAGAAATGAAAAAATCAATCTTCTCTATTATGAACTTCTTACTACCTGAACAAGACATTCTTTCTATGCACTGCTCTTCAAACGTAGGCGAAGAAGGCGACGTAGCACTATTCTTCGGTTTATCTGGAACAGGGAAAACAACATTATCTGCTGATCCAAACCGTAAATTAATCGGTGACGATGAGCACGGTTGGTCTGATAACGGTGTATTCAATATTGAAGGCGGTTGCTACGCGAAATGTGTAAACCTTTCTCATGAGAAAGAACCACAAATCTTCGATGCAATCAAATTTGGTTCAGTTTTAGAAAACGTTGTCATTGATGGTCAAACACGCATCGCTGACTATAACGATACTACTTTAACAGAAAATACACGTGCTGCATACCCTATGCATGCGATTGACAATATCGTACTGCCAAGTGTTGCAGGACATCCAAATACAATTATTTTCTTAACTGCTGATGCATCTGGCGTATTGCCTCCAATCAGTAAGTTATCAAAAGAGCAAGCTATGTACCATTTCTTAAGCGGTTACACTAGTAAGCTAGCAGGAACAGAGCGCGGTGTTACATCTCCGCAAGCTACATTCTCTACTTGCTTCGGTTCACCGTTCTTACCACTTGATGCATCTCGCTATGCTGAAATGCTTGGTGAAAAAATTGAGAAACATGATGCGAAAGTATTCTTAGTAAACACTGGCTGGACTGGTGGCGAATACGGCGTTGGTAAGCGTATGAACTTAGGTTACACTCGTGCAATGATTCAAGCAGCACTAAGCGGTGAACTTGCAAAAGCTGAAACTGCGAAACACGACATCTTCGGTCTTGAAGTTCCACTTCACGTACCAGGTGTACCTGACGAAGTATTAATGCCTGAACAAACTTGGGCTGACAAAGATGCTTACAAAGCGAAAGCAATTGAGCTTGCAAACGAATTTAAAGAAAACTTCAAAAAATTCGATAGCGTTTCTGAAAATATTATTAACTTAGGCGGCCCAATCGCTTAA
- a CDS encoding ATP-binding protein: MDKDYIFEKEEIKALKIFLSLFFVIFFVYDFAEKATVFFSEGDLKPADVFGEGLGLWLYILMVLLFFTGIYFMKQKKPYIVKYIILIGYNILDFIHNFIIYYGSDAEFDGGNIVEGFFILFAPIFVNKRYFLLVAGILVGKYALMGIVIQSAIVLIPMALCSVFAIICWIILLRFQSYVRKLEMMDKEIQKVEKLAMVGKMATVIGDKIRRPLVKLKKLVNKQAKKHPEDKVYSDIMKQEVDRINIIANELSGFEKSKSIESETHNIKEIISYVIRVMEKPALEQGVKIHAIYSKDIPPITCDEKRLKQVFFNLIKNAIEAMSVGGNITVKVIVEDVIIVQIKDEGCGIPKDKLPKLNEAFYTTKETGTGLGLVVTEKIIKDHHGKMNFESEVGVGTTVEIMLPI, from the coding sequence ATGGACAAAGACTATATATTTGAAAAGGAAGAAATAAAGGCGTTGAAAATATTTTTAAGTTTATTCTTTGTTATATTTTTTGTGTATGATTTTGCTGAAAAGGCTACTGTCTTTTTCTCGGAGGGAGATCTAAAGCCAGCAGATGTTTTTGGAGAAGGCTTAGGTTTATGGTTATATATTTTGATGGTCTTATTATTCTTTACTGGAATTTATTTTATGAAACAGAAAAAGCCATATATTGTGAAGTACATTATTTTAATTGGCTATAATATATTGGATTTTATTCATAACTTCATTATTTATTACGGAAGTGATGCTGAATTTGATGGCGGTAATATAGTAGAAGGATTTTTTATTTTATTTGCACCAATCTTTGTGAATAAAAGATATTTTTTGTTAGTAGCAGGGATACTTGTTGGAAAGTACGCTCTTATGGGAATCGTTATTCAATCCGCTATCGTTCTAATTCCAATGGCATTATGCAGCGTATTTGCTATTATATGTTGGATTATACTTTTAAGATTTCAGTCTTACGTTCGCAAACTTGAAATGATGGATAAAGAAATACAAAAGGTAGAAAAATTAGCGATGGTTGGAAAAATGGCAACAGTAATTGGCGATAAGATTAGAAGGCCGTTAGTGAAATTGAAAAAACTTGTGAATAAGCAAGCGAAAAAACATCCAGAAGATAAGGTTTATAGCGACATTATGAAACAGGAAGTAGATCGTATTAATATAATTGCTAACGAACTAAGTGGATTTGAGAAATCTAAATCGATAGAATCAGAAACTCATAACATAAAAGAAATCATCTCTTATGTTATCCGAGTTATGGAAAAGCCAGCATTAGAACAAGGGGTAAAAATACATGCTATTTATAGTAAAGATATACCTCCAATTACATGCGATGAAAAACGATTGAAACAAGTATTTTTTAATTTAATAAAAAATGCGATTGAAGCAATGTCAGTTGGTGGAAATATTACTGTGAAAGTTATAGTAGAAGATGTAATCATTGTTCAAATTAAAGATGAGGGATGCGGCATTCCAAAAGATAAACTTCCGAAGCTAAATGAAGCTTTTTACACAACGAAAGAAACTGGAACAGGCTTAGGTTTAGTAGTTACAGAAAAAATTATTAAAGATCACCACGGTAAAATGAACTTTGAAAGCGAAGTTGGGGTTGGAACGACTGTTGAGATTATGTTGCCGATTTAA
- a CDS encoding iron-sulfur cluster biosynthesis family protein codes for MYVTVTEAAYKKIMDTIPSEAKYIKLFYDNEGCGCVMSGIIDLVAVSEKDERDVDIESSILNFIADRTKLVFMDDKLTVDWHEVGGTFQLKSPSQFYNPNMKLHVRV; via the coding sequence ATGTACGTTACTGTAACAGAGGCAGCATATAAAAAGATTATGGATACGATTCCAAGTGAAGCGAAATATATAAAGTTATTTTACGATAATGAAGGTTGCGGTTGTGTTATGAGCGGGATTATTGATTTAGTAGCCGTTTCAGAGAAAGATGAGCGCGATGTAGATATTGAATCGAGTATACTAAACTTTATTGCAGATCGCACAAAGCTTGTATTTATGGATGATAAGTTAACAGTTGATTGGCATGAAGTTGGAGGGACTTTTCAGCTGAAGAGCCCAAGCCAGTTTTATAATCCGAATATGAAGTTACATGTTCGAGTGTAA
- a CDS encoding Nif3-like dinuclear metal center hexameric protein: MPALKEIEQSLNHLFQIEKYGKDSAFSRFIPATYDQIQFPWQQFFEANFVELFNGLMIRGTENVNTIFLAVFPTDDVLEKFISQSIPGDLLFMHHPLVMECGNPLGKSGRGFIPISSKYLQAIKEKKLSIYTCHGPMDFHQTYGTSISIAKALQANVIDGFAYGGPENEPAGLICEIDETTTEKLQKHLKKLFNIPYTDFEGKQHDSIKKIAIIAGCGDVVSLMKEAEEKGAEAYIAGEIHCHIDNDYGRHKYSLIIDYVKETNMSLIGVSHSASEYLVKKTLVYDWFQENFDVDVTLIPQETWWL; the protein is encoded by the coding sequence ATGCCAGCCTTAAAAGAAATAGAACAATCACTTAATCATTTATTCCAAATTGAAAAATACGGAAAAGACAGTGCCTTTAGTCGTTTCATTCCAGCTACATATGATCAAATCCAGTTTCCATGGCAACAATTTTTCGAAGCAAATTTTGTTGAGCTATTTAACGGTCTTATGATAAGAGGTACTGAAAATGTAAATACAATCTTTTTAGCTGTGTTCCCGACTGATGATGTTCTCGAAAAATTCATTTCACAATCCATACCAGGTGATTTACTCTTCATGCACCATCCACTTGTGATGGAGTGCGGTAATCCACTCGGAAAATCAGGGCGAGGGTTTATTCCAATTTCATCAAAATATTTGCAGGCAATAAAAGAAAAGAAACTTTCTATATATACATGTCACGGTCCAATGGATTTTCATCAAACATATGGAACTAGCATTTCAATCGCAAAAGCACTACAAGCCAATGTAATTGACGGATTTGCTTACGGTGGTCCAGAAAACGAACCAGCCGGCCTCATTTGTGAAATAGATGAAACAACAACAGAAAAACTCCAAAAACATCTAAAAAAACTCTTTAACATTCCTTATACAGACTTCGAAGGTAAACAACACGATTCCATCAAGAAAATTGCAATTATCGCTGGCTGCGGCGATGTCGTATCTTTAATGAAAGAAGCAGAAGAAAAAGGTGCTGAAGCATATATTGCAGGAGAGATCCATTGCCATATCGACAATGATTACGGCAGACATAAATATTCGCTCATTATAGATTATGTGAAAGAAACAAACATGTCGCTCATCGGTGTCTCACACTCTGCCTCTGAATATTTAGTGAAAAAGACATTGGTGTACGATTGGTTTCAAGAGAATTTTGATGTAGATGTTACTTTGATTCCACAGGAGACATGGTGGTTATAG